A DNA window from Hydrogenophaga taeniospiralis contains the following coding sequences:
- the purE gene encoding 5-(carboxyamino)imidazole ribonucleotide mutase produces the protein MNPIQVGVVMGSSSDWDTMQHAVQILKDFGIAHEARVVSAHRMPDDMFAYAEAAVGRGLKAIIAGAGGAAHLPGMIAAKTVVPVLGVPVMSKALSGVDSLHSIVQMPKGVPVATFAIGPAGAANAALFAVALLANVDPALRAQLEAFRAAQTEAARHMTLPTE, from the coding sequence ATGAATCCCATTCAAGTGGGCGTGGTCATGGGCTCCAGCAGCGACTGGGACACCATGCAACACGCCGTGCAGATCCTCAAGGACTTCGGCATCGCACACGAGGCGCGGGTGGTTTCGGCGCACCGCATGCCCGACGACATGTTCGCCTACGCCGAAGCCGCCGTCGGCCGCGGCCTCAAGGCCATCATCGCGGGCGCGGGCGGTGCGGCGCACCTGCCGGGCATGATCGCGGCCAAGACGGTGGTGCCGGTGCTGGGCGTGCCGGTGATGTCCAAGGCGCTGTCGGGCGTCGATTCGCTGCACAGCATCGTTCAGATGCCCAAGGGCGTGCCGGTGGCCACCTTTGCCATCGGCCCCGCCGGCGCGGCGAACGCGGCGCTGTTCGCCGTGGCCCTGCTGGCGAACGTTGACCCGGCCCTGCGCGCCCAACTCGAAGCCTTCCGCGCCGCGCAGACCGAGGCGGCCCGCCACATGACCCTTCCCACGGAATGA
- a CDS encoding 5-(carboxyamino)imidazole ribonucleotide synthase — protein sequence MSLKPLLPGALSDRGQQMTLGVMGGGQLGRMFVQAAQAMGYFTAVLDPDPASPAGLISHYHIQTPYDDEQGLAQLMQRCDAITTEFENVPAPALLTLGAHRPVAPSAACVAVAQDRIEEKAHFVACGPISGVYPAPYAAVETPELLAAVPANLLPGILKTARLGYDGKGQIRVKSREELAAAWEQLGRVPCVLEKLMPLQSECSVLVARGADGQVVSFPVQANTHHDGILAITEVYEGAVPAELAARAQASTVAIANHLHYVGVLCVEYFVVDDGAGGSDLIVNEMAPRPHNSGHYTQNACDISQFEAQVRALAGLPLPTPRQHSPAIMVNLLGDLWFNANGVRAQASEQPVSPPWAQVLALPGTHLHLYGKLSARPGRKMGHLNITAPTVAQARETAARVLALLGL from the coding sequence ATGAGTCTCAAGCCCTTGCTTCCCGGCGCCCTGTCCGACCGCGGCCAGCAGATGACCCTGGGCGTCATGGGCGGTGGCCAGTTGGGCCGCATGTTCGTGCAGGCCGCGCAGGCCATGGGCTATTTCACGGCGGTGCTGGACCCGGACCCCGCCAGCCCGGCCGGGCTGATCAGCCACTACCACATACAGACCCCGTACGACGACGAGCAGGGCCTGGCGCAGCTGATGCAGCGCTGCGACGCCATCACCACCGAGTTCGAGAACGTGCCCGCGCCCGCGCTGCTCACGCTCGGCGCGCACCGGCCGGTGGCGCCGTCGGCCGCCTGCGTGGCCGTGGCGCAGGACCGCATCGAGGAAAAAGCGCATTTCGTGGCCTGCGGCCCGATCAGCGGTGTCTACCCCGCGCCCTACGCGGCCGTTGAAACGCCCGAGTTGCTGGCGGCGGTGCCGGCCAATCTGCTGCCCGGCATCCTGAAAACCGCCCGCCTGGGTTACGACGGCAAGGGCCAGATCCGCGTGAAGAGCCGCGAAGAGTTGGCCGCCGCCTGGGAGCAGCTGGGCCGCGTGCCCTGCGTGCTGGAAAAGCTGATGCCGCTGCAAAGCGAGTGTTCGGTGCTGGTGGCGCGCGGCGCCGACGGCCAGGTGGTGAGTTTCCCGGTGCAGGCCAACACGCACCACGACGGCATCCTGGCCATCACGGAGGTGTACGAGGGCGCCGTGCCGGCCGAGCTGGCCGCGCGCGCGCAGGCCAGCACGGTCGCCATTGCCAACCACCTGCATTACGTGGGCGTGCTCTGCGTGGAGTACTTCGTGGTGGACGACGGCGCGGGCGGCTCGGACCTGATCGTCAACGAAATGGCACCGCGCCCACACAACAGCGGCCACTACACGCAGAACGCCTGCGACATCTCGCAGTTCGAGGCGCAGGTGCGCGCGCTGGCCGGCCTGCCGCTGCCCACACCGCGCCAGCACAGCCCGGCCATCATGGTCAACCTGCTGGGCGACCTCTGGTTCAACGCCAACGGCGTGCGCGCCCAGGCCAGCGAGCAGCCGGTGTCGCCGCCCTGGGCCCAGGTGCTGGCGCTGCCCGGCACCCACCTGCACCTCTACGGCAAGCTCAGCGCGCGCCCGGGCCGCAAGATGGGCCACCTGAACATCACCGCGCCCACGGTGGCGCAGGCGCGCGAGACGGCGGCGCGGGTGCTGGCCCTGCTGGGACTATGA
- a CDS encoding L-threonylcarbamoyladenylate synthase produces the protein MSLVLNAQDPAAIGSAARRLAAGSLVGLPTETVYGLAADADNASAVHRIFEAKGRPSDHPLIVHLAPGAGPQGWRAGVDHYASEVPAFALALMQAFWPGPLTLILPRRPEVAAVAAGGQDSVGLRCPAHPVAQALLTAAVAQGVHGVAAPSANRFGRVSPTTAQHVAEEFAGLSDDALLILDGGACPVGIESTIVDCTRGHPVLLRPGMITPDRLEAACGQPLRARDEAAPRASGTLESHYAPRAQVRLMSAQQLQAALDLLGADAKNIAVYARQAVRTVAAVPRRRMPDDAARCAQELFAVLRELDATGVRLIWVETPPDDAAWDGVRDRLQRAAA, from the coding sequence ATGTCTCTCGTTCTGAACGCCCAAGATCCGGCGGCCATCGGGTCCGCTGCCCGGCGCCTGGCAGCGGGTTCGCTGGTGGGGCTGCCGACCGAAACCGTCTACGGCCTGGCGGCCGACGCCGACAACGCCAGCGCGGTGCACCGCATTTTTGAAGCCAAGGGCCGCCCGAGCGACCACCCGCTGATCGTGCACCTCGCGCCGGGCGCGGGGCCGCAGGGCTGGCGCGCCGGGGTGGACCACTACGCGAGCGAGGTGCCGGCGTTTGCGCTGGCGCTGATGCAGGCGTTCTGGCCCGGTCCGCTCACGCTCATCCTGCCGCGCCGGCCCGAGGTGGCGGCGGTGGCCGCGGGGGGGCAGGATTCGGTGGGCCTGCGCTGCCCGGCGCACCCGGTGGCCCAGGCGCTGCTGACGGCCGCGGTCGCCCAGGGCGTGCACGGCGTGGCCGCGCCCAGCGCCAACCGCTTTGGCCGCGTCAGCCCCACCACGGCGCAGCACGTGGCCGAAGAGTTCGCCGGGCTGTCCGACGACGCGCTGCTGATCCTGGACGGCGGCGCCTGCCCGGTCGGCATCGAGTCCACCATCGTGGACTGCACGCGTGGCCACCCGGTGCTGCTGCGCCCCGGCATGATCACGCCGGACCGGCTCGAAGCGGCCTGTGGCCAGCCGCTGCGCGCGCGCGACGAGGCCGCGCCGCGCGCCTCGGGCACGCTCGAATCGCACTACGCGCCACGCGCCCAGGTGCGCCTGATGAGCGCGCAGCAGTTGCAGGCCGCCCTGGACCTGCTCGGCGCCGACGCGAAAAACATCGCGGTCTACGCGCGCCAGGCGGTCCGCACGGTGGCGGCGGTGCCGCGGCGGCGCATGCCCGATGACGCCGCGCGCTGCGCGCAGGAGCTGTTCGCCGTGCTGCGCGAACTCGACGCTACCGGCGTGCGCCTGATCTGGGTCGAGACGCCCCCGGACGACGCCGCGTGGGATGGCGTGCGCGACCGGCTGCAGCGCGCCGCGGCCTGA